The following coding sequences lie in one Candidatus Nitrospira allomarina genomic window:
- a CDS encoding acylphosphatase — translation MEAIVRAHVHVSGKVQGVGFRAFVQMQANQMALHGWVRNLAEGGVELEVEGPQASVHTFFEAIHEGPPLSRVLQVTVDWKDPNRQTEGFHVLRTSL, via the coding sequence ATGGAAGCGATTGTTCGGGCTCATGTCCATGTCAGTGGAAAAGTTCAAGGAGTCGGGTTTCGAGCGTTTGTGCAAATGCAGGCCAACCAAATGGCATTACATGGGTGGGTGCGAAACCTTGCTGAAGGAGGAGTCGAATTGGAAGTAGAAGGGCCTCAAGCATCTGTTCATACCTTTTTTGAAGCCATTCACGAAGGACCTCCTCTCTCTCGAGTTCTTCAGGTAACGGTTGACTGGAAAGACCCAAACAGGCAAACTGAAGGGTTTCATGTCCTTCGTACTTCTCTGTAA